The DNA sequence AAATTTGTCCGTACCAATCAGGACACTTGCATTAACCAGAGACCCACCGTCAGAGTCGGCGACGCAGTCAAAAAGGGGCAGCCGATCTCAGATGGCGCCTGTGTGGAAGACAACCGTCTCGCGCTGGGCACGAATCTCCTGGTCGCGTTCATGCCCTGGTATGGATACAACTATGAAGACGCCATCATCCTCAGTGAAAAGGTCGCCCGCGAGGACACCCTCACCTCCATCTATATCGAAGAAATGGAAGTGCTGGTACGCAATGTCAAAAACGGACGCGAGGAACTGGCATACGATATTCCAAACGTACCCGCACACGCGCTGCGAAATCTGGATAAGACCGGTATCGTCCGCGTCGGTTCAGTGATCCACGCCGGTGATATCATCGTCGGAAAGGTCACACCCAAGAGCATCGAGATCGATCCCTCTCCGGAAGAAAACCTGATGCGCGCCCTCTTTGGAGATCGCGCGGGGGATTTCACCAACAGTTCGCTCAAAGCCAAACCGGGTATGGAAGGCGTCGTCATCGACGTCAAAGTGTTTTCCCGTCTGGAAGATGGCAGCGATTTCGAAGAAGACAAGGACGATAAGTATCAGAGACTGAAAAACGACCTTGCCGTCCGCCGCAACAAAGTGGATGATTTCAAGGAAGAGAAACTCTCTGCCGCTCTGCTCGGTGAAACCGCCAAGATCATCTGGGACGAAAAGACCAATGCCTATTTCATCGCTCCCGGTAAAAAGATCAACAAGGAAGATGTCACCCGCATCAACTTCAAGAAGCTTGATCTGGACGTCGAACTTGTGGAAAGCGCTCAGACCAACGAGCTCATCTACACCCAGATCATTCTCAAGATCAAGCATTCACTCGAGCAAAGCGAAAACCTCTACCGCAAATCCCGCGAACGTATCAAACACGGAGACGAGCTCCAATATGGCGTCCGCAAGATGGTCAAGGTCTATGTCGCCAAAAAGCGCAAGATCGAAGTGGGAGACAAGATGGCTGGCAGGCACGGAAACAAAGGTGTCATCTCCATCGTCGCTCCCATCGAGGACATGCCCTTTATGGAAGACGGCAGCTCAGTGGACATCGTTCTCAACCCGCTTGGCGTACCCTCCCGTATGAACATCGGTCAGATCATGGAAACCCACCTGGGCATGGCTGCCCGTGTGCTTGGCTTCGAGGTCGAAACTCCGATCTTCGATGGCGCCGGCATGCAGGACATCGAAAACGAACTGACGCTGGCAGGTTTGGCCACCGACGGCAAGCAAAAGCTCTATGACGGCAAGACCGGCGAACCATTCAAGGAAAGAGTCACGGTCGGCGTGATCTATATGATGAAGCTCAACCACCTGGTCGCGGATAAAATGCACGCCCGTTCGACGGGTCCCTATTCGCTCATCACTCAACAGCCCTTGGGCGGAAAAGCCCAGCACGGCGGTCAGAGACTGGGAGAAATGGAAGTCTGGGCTCTGGAAGCCTATGGTGCCGCCCACCTCTTGGAAGAGATGCTCACCATCAAGTCCGACGACGTCGATGGACGCAACAATGCCTTCAAGGCAATCACACGCGGTGAGAATCCGCCGCCCCCGGGCATTCCGGAATCCTTCAACGTGTTGATCAGCGAACTGAAATCGCTCGGCTTTGATATTGAATTTATCAAAGAAGCCGACGATAAATAGGGGAGGAATTGTGTTAAAAGATACAAGACGAGAAATCAGACCCAACGACTATGACTTCGTTAGGATCAGAATCGCCTCTCCGGAAACCATCATCAACGAATGGTCTCACGGCGAGGTGACCAAACCGGATACATTGAACTACCGCACTCTCAAGCCCGAAAAGGACGGTCTCTTTTGCGAACGCATCTTTGGACCTGAGCGGGATTATGAATGCGCTTGCGGTAAGTATAAAAAGAAACGTTTCCAAAACACGGTGTGCGATCGCTGTAATGTGCTCGTCACCACCTCCCGCGTTCGTAGAACCCGCATGGGGCACATCGACCTGGCGGTTCCCATCGCTCATATCTGGTTTGTCAAAAGCGCGCCGAGCAAGATCGGCACACTGCTGGATATGACGATCAAGGATCTCGAACGCGTGCTCTATTACGAATCATACATCGTCATCGATCCGGGCGACAGTCCCTATGAGAAATTTGAACTGATCGAAGTGGACGAATATTACGAAATAAAAGACAAAGTTGGGGACAACTTCATTGCTCTGATGGGCGCGGAAGCCATCCGCGAACTATTAGCGCGCATCGACCTCAAAAACGAAGCGCTCAACATCCGTTCGCGGCTCAAGATGGAGAAAGCCACCCTCCACAAACAGAAACTTATCAACAAGCTAAAGATCGTGGACGCCTTCATCAAATCCGGCAACCGTCCGGAATATATGATCCTGGAAGCGCTGCCGGTCTTGCCCCCCACGCTGAGACCACTGGTTCCGCTCGAAGGCGGCAGATTCGCCACTGCGGATTTCAACGATCTCTACCGCAGGGTCATCACCCGCAACAACCGTCTCAAGCAATTGCTTGAGATCCGCGCGCCCGAGGTCATCCTCCGCAACGAAAAACGCATGTTGCAGGAAGCGATCGATGCTCTCATCGACAATTCCCGCAAACCGCGTCCTGTCCGCGGCAGAGGCAACCGCCCGCTCAAATCTCTCACCGATCAATTGAAAGGCAAGCAAGGACGCTTCCGCCAAAACCTTTTGGGGAAACGCGTGGACTATTCAGGCCGTTCCGTGATCACTGTGGGGCCTGAGCTCAAGCTCTATCAATGCGGTTTGCCCAAGGAAATGGCGGTCGAACTCTTCAAACCCTATCTGATCGAAAGATTGCAAAAGATGGGCGAAGTGGACAAGGTCAAAAACGCCAAGAAACTAATCGAGAAAAAGCAACCTGAGATCTGGTCTATCCTCGAAGAGGTGATCAAAGATTATCCTGTGCTGCTAAACCGCGCGCCCACATTGCACCGGCTCGGCATTCAGGCATTTATGCCGGTCTTGACGGACAACAAGGCGATCCAGCTTCACCCCATGGTCTGCGTTCCTTTCAACGCGGACTTTGACGGCGACCAGATGGGCGTCTATGTGCCTCTATCCCTTGAAGCTCAGGTGGAAGCGCGTGTGCTTATGCTTTCCACTCGCAATTTGCTGCTTCCCGCAAACGGACGCCTCGCCATGGCGGCAAACCAGGACATCGTTTTGGGCTGCTATTATCTGACCATGGAAGAATATCCCCAGCCGGAAGATTTCACCAAGATGCGGCATTTCTACTCATCGGACGAAGTCATCGCCGCCTACGAAGCCGAAGAACAACTCTGCTCCGTCAAAGGCGAAGCGGTGATTGAACGTGGGCTCGACCTGCATACCTGGATCCGTGTCCGCATCGAAAACATCTATATGATCACTACCGTCGGTCGGTTGATCTTCAACCAGATCATCCCCCAGGAAGTCGGTTATCAAAATATCACCTATGACAAGGGCAAACTAAACGACCTTGCCATGCTCTGTTTCGACGCCGTCGGCCAGTGGCGCACAGCCATCATCCTGGACGAACTCAAGGAACTTGGTTTCCGCTATGCCACCCGTGCCGGAGTGACTTTCAGCCTCAGCGACATCGTCGTTCCCGCCCGCAAAGACGAGATCATTAGGCAGTCCGAAGAAGAGGTCAAAAAGGTCTTCGACCTCCACCAAAAGGGCGGAATCACTGAAACCGAGCGTTTCGGACGTATCGTCGATCTGTGGAAGAAAACCACCGTCCGCGTCACCGACGAGATGATGGAAGAGCTTTCCCACGCCCGCCACGGATTAAACTCCATCTATATGATGTTCAAATCCGGCGCCCGCGGCAGTAAAGACCAAATCAAACAGCTCGGCGGAATGCGCGGTCTGATGGATAAACCCACCAAGATCGGCTCCGGCGGCGGCGCAGACGTGATCGAAACTCCGATCAAATCCAACTTCCGCGATGGTCTCACCGTCCTGGAATACTTCGTATCCACCCACGGCGCCAGAAAAGGTCTTGCCGACACGGCGCTCAAAACTGCCGATGCCGGATATCTAACCCGACGACTGGTGGACGTGGCGCAAAACGCCATCATTACCATGGAAGATTGCGGAACCTCACGCGGCGTGCACATGACCGTCCTCAAAGAAGGCAACGAAGTCGTGCAGACACTTGCAGAACGCATTCAGGGCAGAACTGTCGCCGAAGACGTCATCGATCCGGTCACCGGAAAGACTCTCGTTTTCACCGGTGAAGAGGTCAGCAATAAGATGGCGCGCACCATCACCAACCATGGAATTATTTCCGTGCACGTGCGTTCCACTCTCACCTGCGAAGCCGATCGCGGCATCTGCGCCAGTTGCTATGGACGCAATCTTGCCACCCAGAAACCCGCCACAATTGGTGATCCGGTTGGCATCATCGCTGCCCAGAGCATCGGCGAACCCGG is a window from the Candidatus Cloacimonadaceae bacterium genome containing:
- the rpoC gene encoding DNA-directed RNA polymerase subunit beta'; protein product: MLKDTRREIRPNDYDFVRIRIASPETIINEWSHGEVTKPDTLNYRTLKPEKDGLFCERIFGPERDYECACGKYKKKRFQNTVCDRCNVLVTTSRVRRTRMGHIDLAVPIAHIWFVKSAPSKIGTLLDMTIKDLERVLYYESYIVIDPGDSPYEKFELIEVDEYYEIKDKVGDNFIALMGAEAIRELLARIDLKNEALNIRSRLKMEKATLHKQKLINKLKIVDAFIKSGNRPEYMILEALPVLPPTLRPLVPLEGGRFATADFNDLYRRVITRNNRLKQLLEIRAPEVILRNEKRMLQEAIDALIDNSRKPRPVRGRGNRPLKSLTDQLKGKQGRFRQNLLGKRVDYSGRSVITVGPELKLYQCGLPKEMAVELFKPYLIERLQKMGEVDKVKNAKKLIEKKQPEIWSILEEVIKDYPVLLNRAPTLHRLGIQAFMPVLTDNKAIQLHPMVCVPFNADFDGDQMGVYVPLSLEAQVEARVLMLSTRNLLLPANGRLAMAANQDIVLGCYYLTMEEYPQPEDFTKMRHFYSSDEVIAAYEAEEQLCSVKGEAVIERGLDLHTWIRVRIENIYMITTVGRLIFNQIIPQEVGYQNITYDKGKLNDLAMLCFDAVGQWRTAIILDELKELGFRYATRAGVTFSLSDIVVPARKDEIIRQSEEEVKKVFDLHQKGGITETERFGRIVDLWKKTTVRVTDEMMEELSHARHGLNSIYMMFKSGARGSKDQIKQLGGMRGLMDKPTKIGSGGGADVIETPIKSNFRDGLTVLEYFVSTHGARKGLADTALKTADAGYLTRRLVDVAQNAIITMEDCGTSRGVHMTVLKEGNEVVQTLAERIQGRTVAEDVIDPVTGKTLVFTGEEVSNKMARTITNHGIISVHVRSTLTCEADRGICASCYGRNLATQKPATIGDPVGIIAAQSIGEPGTQLTLRTFHIGGAASTATELAEVASSQDGIIRFDRMNTVTNTDNQLISVSHLGKIHILDEEDDSKIIEEYKVEYAATVHVRDGQKVAMNTVLLSWDQFNNPLISTAKGVLHNEHFIKDITFKEEYNDITFTRDITIIESKDRKKQPQFKVVGDDGTIVYIPLPSGLVVRVENGSYVHTGDILGQTSRMTIKQRDITGGLPRVQDIFEARVPKDKAKISDIDGRVTIGGLKKTGRDIFVTPANGIFAPCDGKIVVQMDDLLNQIAVLTEKTVYSEKDGKCTIIEEGKTKIVQVAKRNVKPVEYKIPKGLQLIVSEGESIKTGAPLCGRVMKIPDMQESIVATGDPVKEDQPLAGRKYSIPSGKRIIVHQGDFVESGDALSDGPLDPHDMLVKGIIEAQMMILNEVQEIYRKQGVKIDDKHVSVIIRQMFKKVRISDSGSTSFLEGDIVDKIQVEKENSEAIQFGRIPAQFEQLLLGITKTSLLTDSWLSAASFQETTKVLTRAAIEGRVDRLEGLKESIILGHRIPVGTGTKVYNNLLTDAVNSGKTVAQIIAEFGHPQVSGEAEDILDF